ACTTGGTGTCTTCTTTTGCTTACAATACAAGAAATTGTAGATGATGAACTCTTTTTATTTCTTTTCACATGCCTAAACTAAAAGATTAATGAGCCAACAAATTATTCGGCGCTAGACACAATAGCACCATGCGTGATTTGAAGTTGGAATTGAAGTTAGTTGGTTGCATGTGAACACAAGTCGTGGCTGAGAAGCATCCACGCGCGCTTTGCGTATGGGAGAGAGTAAATGTCAGTTACATTAGCTAGCAATGGAATGTTTGCTCGTGATGGATCGAGATGGTTATCGTTGGCTGGCTAGTCGTCCATCTTGCATCTATGTACAGAGACGTGGCAACGAACAATTTAAGGCTAGCTAGCTGCTACCATGCACTGCTAAATGATGAATAGTAGCTATTGATCCAGGAGCTAGTAGCTACTTGACCTGCAAACTAGGTTATCTACTGCGACACTTTGATCGAGCATGGAAGGTGCAACAAAGACTTGGAATTACGTGGTccaaattattttgatttttctagatTCATAAGCTTTGCTACGTACCTATACattagatgcatagcaaaatatatgtatctagaaaaattaaaataaattgtAATTTGGGACGGAAGGAGTATATGCATATATCATCACATCAGCATGTATCCTCATTGAATTTTTCTCAATCTTACTACTGCAAGTTGAGGTACCCTTTTCCTCAGGGAATTGCAGAAAATTATTCTACACATACAGTCCAAGTCTAGCTCGTCACTCCGCTCCTGTTCTAGTTGCCAGCAAGCAGCAGAGAGCTCAGTTGCCGTGGCGAAAATTCCAGTAACAGTTCAATTCGCTCTCCATCATATAGCCTTAGTGAAGTGAAGAGGGGAATTTTTGGAATTTAATTAATTTTAGGTCCGTTTGGAATCTTagaattgaattccattctaataatcataatttagacACAGATCTATTAAGCTAATATGATTATATACGGAATATATTTATGTACTATTGTTGGTCTCATTAGAAAGATATTTATATACTACATTTCTACTATAGAGGAGTGAGCCAATGCAAAGAGCGTACTATAAGTTACGGAATAGAAACATAGTTTTGTAGGGTATAGAATCAATTTTCATCTTCCACCCTATAAATTTAGGATAGGAAAAGTGATTGAAAAATGGTGGGATGTCAAATCTAAGCTAAGTACCTTAGTTTAGTTTATTAAATAGATTTTAATTCCTCCAAAATGAGAGGATCCAAACGGCTCCATGAAAACTGTTTTCAGACATCTTTCGACACGTACATACGTGGGAAGATGGAAATTAAATGTGATGTcatttttcatatatatttgGATCGTGATCGAGATATATatacagagagagggagagagatggAATAATTAGCAGAAAAGTATAAAAAACCTAGCTAGCTACCAGTCCAACGCCCAACGACCTGGCAACGACAGCCATCAATGGATCGTTCAATCATCCATTGACGCAGATGGAGACAAGGTGGATCGAGTACGTAGGTATACCACTCCAGTAGAAGTGGAGGACTAACCTGGTGAGCTCCCTCTATTTAAACTGGCCTGGTGGTGATCCTACTCATCCCCCACAGCAGCTAGCCATCCACACTAGCTCACACTGCAACACACACAGCATTTGCTTTGCTTAGCTTAGCACGACCGCCGATCGATAATAATAATACAATAATGGCTCTGATGATGAAGGACAACAAGCAGAGCAGCTGCAGGATGCAGGCGGTGGTGGCCTTGGCCGTTgtggtcgcggcggcggctctggtggcgtcggcgtcggcggctATCACCTGCGGGCAGGTGGGTTCGGCGCTGGCGCCGTGCATCCCGTACGCGACGGGGAAGGCGAGCATGCTCCCGTCGTCGTGCTGCGGCGGCGTGCGCAGCCTGAACAGCGCGGCGCGCACGAGCGCGGACCGGCAGGCGGCGTGCCGGTGCCTCAAGAGCCTGGCCAACACGGTCAAGTCGGTGAACATGGGCACCGTCGCCACCATCCCCGGCAAGTGCGGCGTCTCCGTGCCATTCCCCATCAGCATGTCCACAGACTGCAACAAGTACATACCGCCCTACTACATATATACTTAATAATTCTCTCTACCATCATCTATATATAACATAATATATCGTCGTCCTCTTTATTTTatttcctatatatatatatatatatcttttacAGTATTACTACTGCATATGTATGTGCATATCTTGCAAATTACTGATCTTGTATACATGCGTGCCTCGATTTTATTTCTTTGACGCAGGGTCAACTAAATTGTACATCAGACTTACCTGATGAGAAGCAGCTCGGTCGGTCAGAAGCTAATAGCTAGCTACGAGCTATTAAGGAGAATAAAATGAAGGcatcagcagcaacagcagcatcTGTATTAATTATGTAGTAATCAAATGTTGTAATATGCGTGTACGTGCAGATATACATGCCTGTACGATCGATGTATATATGCTGCTTATACATGTACGCTTGTGTCCTGCTGTGATCAGATCAATAAGAACCGCTGCTATATATACTGTTCATTGCTGCTTTTGATGGAAAAAaaataagagtttcagtttaaattaattcgaagataaatcatgaccataACGAAAATTGCGTACAGAAAATGAACATATCTAAACATGCTCATTAAGTAATTTAAGATATAACATTGCAGCAGTAAGATTAACCCTAACCACATCATATTAGATATGAAAGATATAGTTAGGGACAGAGAACCGTACGTTTCTTGGCTGATCGAAATAACGGATAAAGAAGACGACGGCAACGATCAGCACCTTCGCGtgcttgacgacgccgagtcgtGCCCCACTGACAAGGAGGAAGACGATCCATGGTGACGTCCTGATCCATGGCGACGAGGACGACAATGTGGAAGCattcgagcagtcgcgcagagcgcttcccaaaaaccttattcgctcTCTCATGatgcaggatcgctgaggacgaggttccgcagacctgctctcccgatcgccggtgcacgccaaCGAACAGGACGAAGTAGTGTAcggggcggcgcagcaggcaggtTGAGGCATGTTGTGCGTCTTCTATGTTTTATTTTTTCACACCCGCGCAGTATTTATAAGAAAGaaccgctagggtttttggcgtcccaaaaaccaagtcggttacgagtcccaaaattccgcgcgtgaaatccgtaacagattcgaAGTGGCAAAACAAATCTGTAAAAGAAAGCCGCGTGCCCGCAAGGATTGGACTGGATGTTGGCGGACTATTCACGCGCATGTCGCGCGCCCTTCGCCTGAGCCGGCCCGGCGAGGccgggcgagcgagcgcgcgcgttctttcttcttcctctcactcacacttgcaagagcatggagagcgtccaactatttaagttgagcttcctccacctccactagcaacgTGGGGCTAACTCGTTGCCATGCACCTTTACACTAATAGGCCTTTGAAATTTTATTAGAATTATTTAGATTTATATGGTGGACCTTTGCATTAATAgacccaaatattccaacagcTTGGACCTACTTATTTGAGTGCCAAACGAATATTTATTTTGGAATGGAGGGAATACTTATTCAGACAATTATTAGTCGTTCTGCTCTATGGCGAGCTGTCGGTGGTGCTTACTTGTTATTAATTAATAATGTCCATACATATATGCTAGCTAGCTGCTGACTGCTAAAATACGCACATCTCAAAACCCAACCACTCCAAAATACGCACATGTTGTTTAGGACATCGATCGGCAGGATCACAAAGGTCAAGCCTTCTGGCCAACATTTTTTTAATTAAAAATATAACATATTTGAAAGAAAGTTAATTAAATGTTTTAAATCATTTACCATGTTAAATAATGGCCGTCAGACTGATCTAGTCTTCAATTATTAATCGTCCAGCTGTTTATAGTCATTTAACTGTTTATATATAAACACCCTCCACCGTATTTCACTAAGAGAAAACAAACCGGCTTCCAGTTGCGGAAAAGTCTCCTCCCCGAACCCTGACTGCAGGGAGTTTTTATTGCGCAGCACCCAGGATTCGAGCCCTTGGCCTTAAAAGGCTCACGGATTGGATCCCAATTTTAGAAATTTCTCGGGTGGTTATGCTCTACCACTGAGCTACAGGCTCACCCGCTAACTGTTTATATATTGACAGTAAAAGTTACAAGGTGAAGTTAAAGCGATCAGACTGCAGGTGTATTTTACTCGTAACACAAGCAACAAACAAGCTAAGTAGTAGGGTTTCGCTGTCAGCCTGGACCCAAGAAAATTGAAGACGACGACTCTCTTGCCTACTGCTCTACGGACTACGCCGAGAAATTCGGATTTTCGACACTCCAGACATAAGGCTTCATTCGCATATTTGACACTATGACATGAGCATGAACTTGGTAAATTTGCCATCCATATCATTGAGTTTCTTGACATTGTGcctcttttttttatttttctttttccatttaCTAGCTTGTGAAATGACAAAAGTGCTGCCCCAGAGCTTACGTGCATGCACCTCTGGTTGGATCGGATCGATTAATCAAAATGATAATGCTGCGTGCTAGAGGGGTGTGTGCTGTGTGCCGACCACACTATCTGGGCTAGCTAGATGATCGAAGCATTGTTTACACGCAAGGCACAAAGCTAATAACACCATGCTCGGCGAGAAAGGTGCGGCTGCTCCCACGGATTCCACGACATGTGGCTCGCGGCGCACTCGTCCTGCCCGATATGCCGGAACTCGCTGCTCCACGACGGTGCCGCCGGCGAGGCAACGACAATAAGGCGCTGTTGTTCAAGTGTGGGAGGCCCACTCCGTGAGATAGGAGGCCCAGCTGTGGGAGGCAGCCGACGACCCTGCCGGGCCGAGCCGTGATGCTGAGGGAACGGCCCGCATCAATTAGTCTCTAGTCTTGCTTTAGTTAATTAGTACGAGTGAAATGCCGAGTATTTGCGTGGACTTTTAGCATATTTCTAATGAATTAGTGGTGATATTTTGACACCGCGACGAACTGATACTGCCAGTGATATTCAGGGTCTCCACTCCTGCCTATACGGCATGTCTGTTTGAGAATGTTCCAAATAACTTCTTTTTTCTCTGACCAGACAATATTAGACAAATAGGTCAAGAACTCCTTGATTACTTGGTAGACGGCTGTTGCTATTCTGAGTATAGTCTTGGTCATGCCACTGCCTTGAACTTTGCTCAAATAGTTTGGTGATGAAGTGAAACATAATCTCAAATTTGTTTTTTGATGTATACTTCTGTGGTGACCCTGATTATTGGAGTTTGGAAAGGAATGAGctataaaaaaaaaatcaaagttGTACAGATGAACAGGGGAAGGGATTATCATCCTTTTAATGCTATGGAAATGTATACTCATCACATGATGTGATTCATTTTATTGAGTGGATGCGTTGGATCCACAGTAGAATCATAAAAGAGCGCCCCTCATTTTGTCACTGCATAATATCATGTTAATTTGGTCTTCCTCATGGTCATGGGGCTGCCATGGTCTGTTTAGCGACCAAGTGGATTATAGGAAAGCAAATAGTCACATGAAAGTTGTTTATCTAAGAAGGGGAGTATATCGTTCAGTATTTTATCTCAATTGATATTTATTTTGAGGATACTCTTACTCTACAAAGCAGCCCCCCTGCCATGATTGAAAATATATAGTTGTACATGCACGCTGTTGGCACAACAAAAAGATTCTAATTATGCTATTGTGGAAAAAACCAAGCTGTAGGTGGTTCTGATAGATGTAGCTTCTTCTGATTGAAGTTTACCACGTCCAAATAGACTACCTTGAATTTTGTTCAGTTAAAGGCTACTGCATTTCCTACAGTGTACTAACTCATACAGTATAACTTTATTATGTTTCAGTTCTTTATTCTGATCGATTCTTCTTGAATTTCTATGTGGCAGAGAAGTTACCATTGTGGAGAGCCCCTCTAAGAACACTTACCATGCCTCAGGCTTGACCTCCTTGACTCCATCTGGACCTCATGTCTGTGCAGATTGCCTGGATAGCCTGCTTCACGAAATCATTGATCTCATTACCTCATTCCATGACTTCCTTGCTTTTATTGGCACCTGCCGCTCTTGGCGCACTGCAGTCTCTTCCTTCCCCTCCATGTATACCTTCAGCTTCCCGCCTCTCCATTTCGAACCAGATGGTCCTTATTTTTTTCGTCCACATACCAGAGGTATCAAGCCCCTCCTTTTATCTGATTGCACATGGCAGCTCAGCGATCCTAGCAAGGAAAACTTATCCCTTCGCTATGCGTTGCCTCAAAGTACTCCAAATACAATGTACTATTTGGGCTGCTCATATAGGTATCTTATCTTCACCTATGAGGACTGCCTCCTTGTTGATGCCTACACTGGTGCCAAGGTGAAGACCCCAAAACTCCCATGCAACAATGAACTTGGTTGGTTTTCTGGCATAGGCGTCCTTTCGGCTCCATTCAGCTCACCCAACTCGCGCGTCCTCCTTTTCTCAAGGGCTTCCATGTTTGAGTGGCAGGTTGGATCAAACTCCTGGTCAGTTCATCCTCTTGCTCTTGATCATGAACACATCCATCAGTTGTGTTCTTCAAAGGTCATATCCTTATCATAGATGCTCTTATAAGACTTCACACTGTGCAATTAACACCTCAGTTCAGCATGCAAGAAGTTGCAATTATGTGGCAGTCCCTGCAGACAGTGCCTCTTAACCCATGGTTGGTGGCCTGTGGTGACATGCTTCTCATGGTTGACTTCACATTTCGCTCACATAGCTCTGACGAGTTCAGTGACTTTTCTAGAATCTTTGAGGTCTTTCGCCTTGACTTCTCGGTCAAACCAGCAAAGCGGGCGAAGATGGAAAAGTTGGAAAATCAAGCTCTGTTTGTTAGCCTTGATAAGAGGAATCCTGCATTTTGTTTCATGAACCCTGAAAGACGGGGAGGAAAGAGTAACTGCACTTACGTTGCCAGGCTATTTGAGGATCCTGATGAAACTTGGACAGCGGTGGAGCTTGGTCAGTCAGTGCCGAACCACAACACAGTTCACAGCATGATGTATGGTTTTGCATTCCCGCCGGACTACAGTCAAATAGGTAGCCTTTGGCTGTTTCCTAGTTTTGTGTATGGTGGTAGCCAGTGATCTTGTAGCAGCCTTGCGACTTTGCGAGGGTTTTGGCTAGCCCTACATAGGCCCTTGCGATTGCTGTTATCGATCTTAATTTTAGTTAGCAAGGTCTCTGTAACTAGGACGGTTTTCTGAAGTACATTTGGTATATATTGGCATGCATGCCTGGTAACTTAGTGAAGAACTGAACATCAGAGTTGCACTTTCAATTGCCATTTGATGACTGGCACCAGTGCTGTACTGCTAAACGTAGTGGATGGTTTTGTTACGATTTGCAGTTGATAATCTGCGTGGAGATTGGACCATTGTACTAAGGTTGGTTATCATACTAATCAGCTCAAGTTTTTGTCTACAGCATTGCGGCTGAAAAAAAAACGAAAGCTTTATATCTCTATTTTTGCTTGTAAGTTTGCAAGATAGcgcaactgtttttcttttggTCCGTAGACATTCTTCAAGATATATAATCGACGGTACAAGATTTAAAAGAAAAACGCTTTGCCATAAGAATAGCAACCATGCCATGAGATCAAAAACATCGATCTGTGTGCCTTCGTCCAGACCATTTCAAAAGCCAGGCTTAATTATCATCAGCAATTTAGTTTGCTGCAATACATGCATTATACACGAGACGAACCATAGGACAGAATTTATTAACGAGTTCAATTCCGGTGGAAGGAAATTATTAATTAGCAGTCGCAGCAATAATAATATACTAATAATCGATCACGCGGCGGAGAGCAGCGCCGCGAAACGATCTGCCAGGCTCCGGACGGTGGTCGGAGAAACCGCCGACTCGCCGCCAAGGTACCACTTCTGGATCATCCCCGCCACGTTCTCGTTCTCCACCCTCATCTTGGCTTCATCCTTTCCCTCCGTCGCGAACGATATCTCCGCAGCAGCCCCAGCTGGTGGAGTGGCCGGGAAGTGGAAGGTGATGACGGAGGCGGGCTTGAAGTACTTGGCCTGGAAGAAGTCGGCGACCTTCTCCAgcgcctcctcgtcgtcgtcgtcgtaccTGTCGGCGGCGACGAGGCGGTCGCGCACGGAGCTCTCGAGCTGCACGCCGTACTGCGAGCCCTTGATCTCCTTGATGACGACGACGCGGAACAGCTTCTCCACGGGAGCCGAGACGAGGGCCTGGAAGAAGGCGTCGTCTCCGAGCAGGTCGTCGGCCGTCTTGCCCTTCCAGCTCTGCAGGTGGCCGAGCAGGACGTCGTTGTTGTGGAGGTAGATGCCGATGGCGTTGAACTTGATCTGCAGGAAGTGGATCTCGATGTCCGTGATGCCGTTAGctaggagagagagagggttgCCGCTGCCGGCGGTGATCTCCGCCGGGAACGGGATGCCTTCCACGGTCTCCGTCTCCGAGCCCACTGAATGCGGCACATGCAACGACGTTATTACCAGGCAGGCAGGCAACAGATCAATAATGTATACGATGCATGAAATGGAGAATGGTAGGTGaaaggaagaaaaag
Above is a genomic segment from Panicum hallii strain FIL2 chromosome 8, PHallii_v3.1, whole genome shotgun sequence containing:
- the LOC112902506 gene encoding non-specific lipid-transfer protein 3-like, whose translation is MALMMKDNKQSSCRMQAVVALAVVVAAAALVASASAAITCGQVGSALAPCIPYATGKASMLPSSCCGGVRSLNSAARTSADRQAACRCLKSLANTVKSVNMGTVATIPGKCGVSVPFPISMSTDCNKVN
- the LOC112902934 gene encoding probable chalcone--flavonone isomerase 3, coding for MGSETETVEGIPFPAEITAGSGNPLSLLANGITDIEIHFLQIKFNAIGIYLHNNDVLLGHLQSWKGKTADDLLGDDAFFQALVSAPVEKLFRVVVIKEIKGSQYGVQLESSVRDRLVAADRYDDDDEEALEKVADFFQAKYFKPASVITFHFPATPPAGAAAEISFATEGKDEAKMRVENENVAGMIQKWYLGGESAVSPTTVRSLADRFAALLSAA